The Stigmatella ashevillena genomic sequence CGCCATACGCTGTTGCCTCCTCGCGCGCTTACCGAGCGCCGAAAGTAGAGATGAGTGCCGCCCCGCGCAGCCTAGGGCTTCGCGTGGTGCTCCAGGAAACGCGTATCCAGCTCGCCCGCGCGGAAGGCCTCGGACCGAAGGATGCGCAGGTGCAGCGGGATGTTCGTCTTGATGCCCTCGATGCGGAACTGCTCCAGCGCCGCAATCGACCGCTCGATGGCCTGGGCGCGCGTGGCGCCCGAGACGATGAGCTTGGCAATCATCGGATCATAGTTCGGCGTGACGGTGTTGCCCTCGGCATAGCCCGAGTCCAGGCGCACGCCCTCGCCCGTGGGCGGCACGAACACCTTGAGCGGGCCCGGGGACGGAAAGAACTTCACCGGATCCTCCGCGTAGATGCGGAACTCGAGCGCCGCCCCCTTCCGCGTCACGTCCTCCTGGCGCACCGTGAGCCGCTCTCCGCTGGCGATGCGCAACTGCCAGCCGATGAGATCCAACCCCGTCGTCAGCTCGGTCACCGGGTGCTCCACCTGGAGCCGCGCGTTCATCTCGATGAAGTAGACGTTCCCTTCCGAGTAGAGAAACTCCACCGTGCCCGCGTTGGCGTAGCCAAAGGCCTGGGCCGCCGCCACCGCCGCCGTGAACAGCTTCTGGGCCACCTCGGGGTGCTTACCTCCCGCGAAGAGCGGCGAGGGCGCCTCCTCCACCACCTTCTGGTGACGGCGCTGGATGGAGCACTCGCGCTCCAGGCCATGGATGAGGTGGCCGTGGTGATCTCCCAGGATCTGCACCTCGATGTGGCGCGGCGCCGGAAAGTAGCGCTCCAGATAGACCCCCTCGCGCCCAAAGGCCGCCTTCGCCCGGTCCGTGCACTGCCGGAAAACCTTTTCCAGCTCGGCCGGATCCTTCGCCGCGGCCATGCCGATGCCGCCGCCTCCGCCCGCCGCCTTGCAGAGCACCGGGTAGCCAATGCCCTCGGCCTCTTTCAGCGCCGAGGCCACATCCGGCACCACGCCCTCGGTGCCGGGCACCACGGGCACCCCCGCGGCCGCCACCAACTTGCGAGCCTGGCTCTTGTCCTTCATCCGCAGCATGGCCTCTGGGGGAGGCCCCACGAAGACGATGCCCGCCGCCTGGCAGGCGCTGGCGAACTCGGCGTTCTCCGACAAGAAGCCGTACCCCGGGTGGATGGCCTCGGCCCCCGTCTTCTTCGCCGCCTCCAGAATGGCGGGAATGTGGAGGTAACTGTCCTTGGCGGGGGCAGGGCCAATGCGCACCGCCTCGTCCGCCTCCCGGACGAAGGGCAGCTCCGCGTCCGCGTCCGAGTAGACGGCGACGGTGGAGACCCCCATGCTCCGGGCGACCACTCCAATGCGGCGGGAAATTTCACCCCGGTTGGCGATGAGCAGCTTCTTGAACATGCCTGGCTCCCCGGCTTGCGAAGGGCGGCCAACCTAACCGTCGCCTCCTGCCCTGACAAGCAGGCAGCCAAGAGTGCGTTACAGGCGTGTACAGGTCCACACAGGACGGTTCAGTTGCGACCGCGCGCAACCCTGTCATACCGTCCGATTCGTGAAGCAAACAGAGACCGACACAGGACGGGTGGTGGACCTCCAGGGCGCACGCCGCGAGCGCCGGCTGGAGCTGTACCGGGCACGGCTGGCGGACCGTCTGGGCGCCAACCGGCAAACGCTGGAGACGCTCTCCCAGGCCGGCACGCTCTTCTCCCCGGAAGGCACCCGGCGCGGCCGCGCCTTGCTCAAGGCCCGCCAGATGCTCCAGCGCGCGGGCACGCTCGTGGAGTTGCTGGCCGGCGAAGGCGTGGTGCCCGCGCCCCGGCTCCCCGAGCGCATCGAGGAAATCTACGAAGAGCTGGACGCGCTCATGGCGCGCAGCGACGCGCTCTTGGGCCGGGATGAGGCGAGCGTGGCCCGCCTCCCCCACCGCTAGCCCCCTCAGGGCATCTCGGTCTGTCCCTGCCTCCGCAGGAAGGTGGGGATGTCGAACTGATCCTCGTCCAGCGGCAGCGCCGCGTCCTTCACCACCGCGGTGCGGGAGCTCGTCACGGCCTTGTTCTCGACCGAGGAGAGCGAGCGACTACCGGACTTGGCGGGCACCAGGGTGGCCACCTCCTCGCGCTCGCGTGCCACGCTGAGCACCGAGGAGGACGGGCGGTTGACGAGCGGCACCGGCGTGGTCTGCACGGCCACGGTGCGCTGCTGCTTGAGCTCGCGGTGCACGAAGCCCGTGGCGATGATGGTGATCTTCACCTCGTCCTGGATCTGCTCGTCGATGAGCGAGCCGAAGATGATCTCCGCCTCGTTGTCGGCGGCGTCGTGCACCAGGGTGAGCGCCTCGTTAACCTCTTGAAGCGTCATGTCCCGGCCGCCGGTGATGTTGATGAGCAGGCCGGTGGCGCCATCGATGGAGACATCCTCCAGGAGCGGGCTGGAGATGGCTTGCTGCATGGCGATGAGCGCGCGCTTCTCGCCGGAGGAGCAGCCGGTGCCCATGAGCGCCAGGCCCTTGTCGCTCATGATGGTCTTCACATCCGCGAAGTCCACGTTGATGTAGCCGTGGTACTGGATGAGGTCCGAGATGCCTTGCACGGCGTTGAGGAGGACCTCGTCGGCGCGCTTGAAGGTCTCCAGCAGCGGCATGGGCTCGGTGCTCAGGGTGAGCAGCCGCTGGTTGGGGATGGTGATGAGGGTGTCGACGGCGGCCTTGAGCTCCACGAGCCCCTGCTCGGCCTGCTTGCGGCGCTTGTTTCCCTC encodes the following:
- a CDS encoding acetyl-CoA carboxylase biotin carboxylase subunit — protein: MFKKLLIANRGEISRRIGVVARSMGVSTVAVYSDADAELPFVREADEAVRIGPAPAKDSYLHIPAILEAAKKTGAEAIHPGYGFLSENAEFASACQAAGIVFVGPPPEAMLRMKDKSQARKLVAAAGVPVVPGTEGVVPDVASALKEAEGIGYPVLCKAAGGGGGIGMAAAKDPAELEKVFRQCTDRAKAAFGREGVYLERYFPAPRHIEVQILGDHHGHLIHGLERECSIQRRHQKVVEEAPSPLFAGGKHPEVAQKLFTAAVAAAQAFGYANAGTVEFLYSEGNVYFIEMNARLQVEHPVTELTTGLDLIGWQLRIASGERLTVRQEDVTRKGAALEFRIYAEDPVKFFPSPGPLKVFVPPTGEGVRLDSGYAEGNTVTPNYDPMIAKLIVSGATRAQAIERSIAALEQFRIEGIKTNIPLHLRILRSEAFRAGELDTRFLEHHAKP
- the ftsZ gene encoding cell division protein FtsZ — protein: MDQFEQNKQAAKIRVVGVGGAGCNAVNTMILAKLERVDFIAANTDVQALAANKSPTRLQIGQTLTKGLGAGANPEMGREAALESRDQIAAVLEGADMVFVTAGMGGGTGTGAAPIIADIAKSLGCLTVGVVTKPFLFEGNKRRKQAEQGLVELKAAVDTLITIPNQRLLTLSTEPMPLLETFKRADEVLLNAVQGISDLIQYHGYINVDFADVKTIMSDKGLALMGTGCSSGEKRALIAMQQAISSPLLEDVSIDGATGLLINITGGRDMTLQEVNEALTLVHDAADNEAEIIFGSLIDEQIQDEVKITIIATGFVHRELKQQRTVAVQTTPVPLVNRPSSSVLSVAREREEVATLVPAKSGSRSLSSVENKAVTSSRTAVVKDAALPLDEDQFDIPTFLRRQGQTEMP